Proteins encoded together in one Nostoc sp. PCC 7524 window:
- a CDS encoding glycoside hydrolase family protein, giving the protein MRITESLRKGSKGSEVTQLQELLIQLKLDPGPIDGDFGDKTEAAVKQFQKQQGLNSNGIVEIDTQNALNQAIQRQRFYGGVSGKLPLPGVALIQEFEGCKLEAYPDPLTKGKPYTIGWGSTRKKDGSEWKLGDKITQQEADELLILQLESRYLPPLEKIPGWQNLNPYQQGALLSFAYNLGPNFFGAKNFETITRVLRNQQWEQIEAALVLYINPGSPVEKGLRRRRVAEAKLFLQPMDNNP; this is encoded by the coding sequence ATGAGGATCACTGAGTCGTTGAGGAAAGGCTCAAAAGGTTCAGAAGTTACGCAACTACAAGAGCTTTTAATTCAGCTAAAACTAGATCCAGGCCCCATAGATGGTGATTTTGGTGACAAAACTGAAGCAGCTGTGAAGCAGTTTCAAAAGCAACAAGGTCTAAATTCTAATGGAATTGTGGAAATTGATACTCAAAATGCCTTAAATCAGGCTATTCAACGACAAAGGTTTTATGGTGGTGTTTCTGGAAAATTACCACTTCCGGGTGTAGCTCTTATTCAGGAATTTGAAGGTTGTAAGTTGGAAGCCTATCCTGATCCACTCACGAAGGGTAAGCCTTACACTATAGGCTGGGGTTCTACTCGTAAGAAAGATGGTAGTGAGTGGAAATTGGGAGATAAAATCACTCAACAAGAGGCTGATGAGTTATTAATTCTACAGTTAGAAAGTCGTTATCTACCACCTCTAGAGAAGATTCCGGGATGGCAAAATTTGAACCCTTATCAGCAGGGGGCTTTATTGAGTTTTGCTTACAATTTGGGGCCTAACTTCTTTGGCGCTAAGAATTTCGAGACTATCACCAGAGTCTTGAGAAATCAGCAGTGGGAGCAGATAGAAGCAGCATTAGTTTTGTATATAAATCCTGGAAGCCCTGTTGAGAAAGGGTTAAGAAGGCGACGTGTGGCGGAAGCTAAACTATTTCTTCAGCCAATGGATAACAACCCTTAA
- a CDS encoding ribulose bisphosphate carboxylase small subunit: MSYYIAPRFLDKLAVHITKNFLNLPGVRVPLILGIHGRKGEGKTFQCELAFEKMGVEVTLISGGELESPDAGDPARLIRLRYRETAELIKVRGKMCVLMINDLDAGAGRFDEGTQYTVNTQLVNATLMNIADNPTDVQLPGSYDSTPLRRVPIIVTGNDFSTLYAPLIRDGRMEKFYWEPNRDDKVGIVGGIFGEDGLSQREVEQLVDTFPNQSIDFFSALRSRIYDEQIRNFIHQVGFEHVSLRVVNSLEGPPAFKKPEFSLSHLIESGNFMVGEQKRVETSQLVDEYNRLNRGRGYQPAPTSEVSPNHQPSTNSAPKHQSSSTHLSLETQEQIRQILSQGHTITFEHVDERRFRTGSWQSCGTIHGDAESDAISALEACLAEYSGEYVRLVGVDPKAKRRVLETIIQRPNSKN, encoded by the coding sequence ATGAGTTATTACATTGCTCCTCGATTTTTGGATAAACTTGCAGTTCACATCACCAAAAACTTTTTAAATCTTCCTGGTGTACGAGTACCTTTGATTTTAGGGATTCATGGACGCAAAGGTGAAGGGAAAACCTTTCAGTGTGAGTTAGCTTTTGAAAAAATGGGTGTGGAAGTCACACTCATCTCTGGTGGTGAATTGGAAAGTCCGGATGCGGGAGATCCAGCACGGTTAATCCGCTTGCGCTATCGGGAAACAGCAGAACTCATTAAAGTGCGTGGCAAAATGTGCGTACTGATGATTAATGATTTAGATGCAGGTGCGGGGCGCTTTGATGAAGGGACACAATACACTGTGAATACTCAGTTGGTGAATGCCACCCTGATGAATATTGCTGATAATCCCACAGATGTACAGTTGCCGGGAAGCTATGATTCCACACCTTTACGTCGTGTACCAATTATTGTCACAGGTAATGATTTTTCTACCCTCTACGCGCCGTTGATTCGGGATGGACGGATGGAGAAGTTCTACTGGGAACCTAACCGTGATGATAAGGTGGGAATTGTCGGTGGAATTTTTGGGGAAGATGGACTCTCACAGCGTGAAGTTGAACAGTTAGTAGATACCTTCCCCAATCAATCGATTGACTTCTTTAGTGCCTTACGTTCCCGAATTTACGATGAACAAATCCGCAACTTTATCCATCAAGTAGGGTTTGAACACGTATCTTTACGTGTGGTGAATAGTTTAGAAGGGCCACCAGCATTTAAAAAACCAGAGTTTAGTCTCTCTCATTTAATCGAGTCTGGCAACTTTATGGTGGGTGAACAAAAACGGGTAGAAACTTCCCAGTTAGTAGATGAATACAATCGTCTGAATCGAGGTAGAGGCTATCAACCCGCACCAACATCTGAGGTGTCACCAAATCATCAACCATCAACGAATAGCGCGCCAAAACACCAGAGTTCGAGTACACACTTAAGCTTAGAAACACAAGAACAAATCCGGCAAATTTTATCTCAAGGTCATACAATTACCTTTGAACACGTAGATGAGCGTCGCTTCCGTACTGGTTCTTGGCAAAGCTGCGGTACTATTCATGGCGATGCTGAGTCTGATGCTATTTCTGCTTTAGAAGCTTGTTTAGCAGAATACAGTGGTGAGTATGTACGGTTGGTAGGGGTTGATCCGAAAGCCAAACGGCGAGTTTTAGAGACGATTATTCAGCGTCCCAATAGCAAAAATTAG